The Halodesulfovibrio marinisediminis DSM 17456 genomic interval CTCCTGCCGTCGCAGATGCGTTGCTACAAATGTATCAGTTAGAACTGTCATTAAAAGGCCCAAGAACTAAGACGCTTTACTCACTACTGATGCTTGTCACAGAAACAGAGTTAAAATTGGAGAGCGAAGAAGCTACACGTAATGCAATACAACAGCTTTTACTTCTTCAGATTAATGCAATTGCTTTTAATCTTGTTGAAACACAGCCAGATTGTGAAAAGTTTGCAGAACTGATCCCGACTCTCTTTACTAAAGGGAGCAAGGCAAATGCTTCAGGACAGTATTGGATTGTATATGCAGAAATTGCTTCTGCTGGCTTCCTGCATTTTGCTAAACAAAAAAATCTCCAGGCATGTATAGATATTCTTGCGAATGTACGGAACGTTTTTGAAGCTTTTCCTAACGAAGAAGAAATTGCTGATCCGTATGCGACAATGATTGCAAACATTATTGCAGCCACATCTCCGCAAGATAACATAATTTCTATTAAGTTATACAAAGAAATTATAACAAACTGCTTAAAATATCCAACACCACAGTTGCTTTACCCAGCTTTATGGGCATGCAATATTCTTCTTAAAAAACGAACAGGACAACATGTCGTACCATTAAGCACTATGCTTAAACATATGCATGGGCTTAAAGCTCACTGTGTTGGAAATGAAGCTTTACTTGCACGCTATGTAGAGTGTTACAGCACATTCCTGTTTTTTGCCCTTAATCCAGACAACAAAGAGCTGTCCTATTCACAGATTAAAAATGAAATAAACTTACTTTGTGAGCTTATAAAAAACAACGAAGAAGCAGCACGAGTAAAGCTTATTATAGAAAATGCAGAAAGTATTCGCTGTGCAGAACAAGAAGATTTTACAGCATCAAGTGTCCATTTTGAAAAGGCACAAAGTATTGCAGAATGTTTTACAGACTCTTTGATAATTGGAGAAGAGTATGCAAAAGTTGCATACAATTATGCCATTACCAGTGCTAAAAATGACAGTTTGATAGAGTACCAGCGCGCGTACAATACACTTAGCAAACTATGCGATACCCAACCGCAAAATGAACTTGCTGCTGAATTCCTCTCAAAATCTGCTATCTCTTTTGTTCCGATGCTGAAAAGTACATCTAACGATGAAGCTATTACTTTTATTGCCGGGCAAATGGAGCTATTGGAAAGAGCATACCCAAACAACACAACGGTGCAATCTATGTGTCAAGCTATGAAGAAACTAGCAGCTTAAGGCTTGTTTTAGACACAAATTTTTGCGCCATGCCCAATAAAAAAAGCACCTGATCAGGTGCTTTTTTTATTGGCTTTACGTCATTATGCCAGAAAACTTTATTTTTGATTTGTGCCATCTTAAGGGGTGACGTTAGGGAATTTATGCTTTTTTTGTTTTTCATAGAATAAGCTTGTTTTAGGGAGTGTCAGTCGTGTTATAAAAAGAATTAATGCTCTTATAATTATTCAGGTATTCATATTGGTTAATGCTGTGTTAAGGGGAGACGTATCAAGACTCCTGCTGCAGGTCTTTTGCTTTAGTCAAATATTTTGGAGCTTGATGTTTCTATAGTGCAATTGGATGTAAATTTCGCTGTGAATAATCATATAGGCAATACTTTTTCGTTGATGCTGCTTCTGATGTGTTTTGTTATCTGCACTAGATGTTACAGGTAAAAAATATTTTGTTAATAGTCTCTTGTGTTATTGCCTTTTTCTGTTTTTTGTTTGTTTTGAACAACATGCTTTCCATATATTGCACTGTATCTACCCAAACTGTTTCTTGGAATTGAATATCGGTATGACAATGCAACATAAGGAACCAGCATGACTAAACTCCCATCTAGTATCTTTAATGAAGTCATAGGGCCAGTAATGACTGGTCCATCAAGTTCTCATACAGCTGCTCCAACCCGTATCGGAAATCTCTCAGGACAATTGGCCGGTGGAACGCTTTCCCGTGTTGAAATAACTTTTGAAACCAATGGGTCTTTTGCGACGACGTACAGAGGACAGAAATCGGATCAGGGATTGGCCGCCGGATTGTTGGGGATGCTTCCGCAAGATTCTCGGCTGTCTGACGCGTTGTCACTTGTGCGGGATGAAGGCATTGATTTGAAATTTCTTGTTAAGGATTTTGAGGCAGAACATCCGAATGTTGTTTTGCTGGATATTCAGGATGAAAAAGGCGGTCGGGTCTTTGTTAAGGCCTTGTCGACTGGTGGCGGTCGTATTGAATTGAATGAAATTAACGGGTGCCCTGTCTATATGGCTGGGGATTATCATGAGCTAGTGATAATGCTTTCCGAGCATCCAGCGTTTTCAATGGAACAGCTTTGCAGTAAGGTTGAATCGAAGTTGGCGAAAGGTAAGGTTCAAGTTCATGGAAGTTCCGTCAGTGATAACAGTCAAAAGGGGGAAAAGTGGCGTGGTGTCATAGTCATTCATTCTCGTCAGCGTTTGTCACCCGAGTGCCTTGAAGATGTTAAGCAACTTTGTGGAAGTGCAGAACTTCGCCAAGTCGCCCCAGTTATGCCTGTGCTTGCGTCTGCTCGCTGTGAAGTTCCTTTTACTCGTGCAGAGGAAATGCTCTCATGGTGCGTTGAACATGATAATGCTCCGTTGTGGAAAGCAGCCGTTACTTATGAAGCAGCCCGCGGTAATGTTGATGAGTCTGAAGTCGTTACTATGATGGAGTATCTTGCCGGAAAAATGGAAGAAGCCATTACGACGGGACTGACAGGTGATTTTTCTATGAGGGGCTTTTTGATGCCTACCGCCAGTGGATTACAACACGCTGTGAAGGAAAGAAGTTTTATACCGACAGGAATGTTAGATGCAGCAACGGTTATGGCTGTAGCTGTGATGGAATTGAATTCTTCAATGGGGTGTGTTGTGGCAGCTCCTACAGCAGGCTCCTGCGGGGTATTGCCTGCGGCAGTCTTTAGTGCTCTTGATGCTCTTGGTGTGCCGGATGATTGTCGGATGGAAGTTGCTGCAAAGGCTTTGTTGTCCGCAGGGCTTATCGGAGTTTTTATTAGCGAACAATCTACATTCGCTACTGAAGTATGTGGCTGTCAGGCAGAATGTGGTTCAGCTGCGAGCATGGCGGCAGGAGCCTTGGTCAATATGGCTGGTGGGTCTGCGCAGGCTGCATGCGATGCGGCAGCGGTTGCAATGCAGAATTCTCTTGGGCTTACGTGTGATCCAGTTGCGGAACAGGTTGAAGTGCCTTGTATAGGCCGCAATGTTAGTGCAGTTAGTAATGCCGTAACTTCGGCAAATCTGGCAATGCATGGATTTAAGGGAAACTTGCCGTTTGATGACGTAATTTGCGCCATGTGGGAAGTGGGAAATTCTATGTCAGATACCTTGAGATGTACTGGAAAAGGTGGGCTGTGCACAACTCCTTCCGGAGTTAAGATAAAAGAAGAAGTCGATAGAATCCGTTTTGCCTCGTAATAGGAAAAGTGTTGCTGCGCTGGAAGCCATTTAGGGGAAAGACGTTCCTTCTTCTTTTGCTTTATGTAATAGTTAGAATCTAGTCATATGTAAGGTTTGAAATAATACGGCTTTCATACAGTAGTGTGAGAGCCGTATGGTTTTAGTATTTTGTTTTTAAGGATTAATGTTCATTGCTAGACAGTCTTAACAGGCTGGTCATACGGGCAGTGCCTGCCACGAGTTACTACTTTGTCATGCGGTAAGAGCAAGAAAGAGTCCTGCGCAGCCAAAGAATATTTCAAGTACGAGATAGGAGACTAGGACCATGTTTGCTTTGCCCTCAACACACCAATTGATAGTGCGCCCGAATGCTAAGCCAAACATAAACACTGTCAGTGAACCAAGAGCTGCCTTTATATCTATGAATCCCCAGAATGCGAGCATCCAGTAAACAATAAATCCCAGATAGAGTCCCATAATTGAGCGGAAGATATTGGCATGGTTTATTGTCCGGATCTCAATACGGTAGAGCTTTTTTACTGTAAATTTAGGACAAATCCCGTACGCAAGAGCGATGGGAAGCACGCTGATTGAACTTATGAGCAACAGCATTTCAGCAGGAGTCATTTCGGGCATTTTTCCCTCCTGATAAATGGAGTTGATGGTATTGTGATTCATCTGCTGTCTTGATGAAAAGCCAAGCCAAATAGAATAGCTATGTGTAATTTTTCTATTTTGTCAGGCTACGGCGTCTTCCGCATTTATTAAGTAATCTAATAACTGTCTTTGGTAGCAGGCGGATGAATATCTTTGATTTAGTATGTTGTTAGCAGAAAATAGTGTAATGTAGATGTTTCGATTTGCCTCATGGTTTTGATTACATTTACTGCATAGCAAGGTACTTTGTATGATTAAAAATATTCTCCCTAAGTCTCCGGTTGTAGCAGCTGGAGTGGGTATTCTTTTAGGAGCAGGGATTGGTGGTATCAGAGGCTGGCTAGGAGTCAGGCGCGGTGAGATGACGCAGAGGGATGCCGTTGCTGGTGCAATTAAACAAGGTGTCTTGTTTGGCGGTGTTGCGGCGGTATCCTCACTTACCTCGGCAAGTAAAGGCGGCGGAGCTGGTCTTGCAACTATGGCTGTCATGGGGCTTAGCGGAGCCAGTGGCGGTCTACCTTCTTTGCTAATGGGAGCGACTGGTGGCCGTGGCGGTGGTATGGGCGGCATGCGTGGTGGCATGGGCAAATCTGGTGGCGGTCAAGGTGGTCAGGGAGCTGTCTCATTTAAAGAGGGAATGCAGACTTCTGGATCAATGCTGGATACATTTTCGTACTCCGTCACAGATATGATTATGCCTGAGCTAAAGAATTTGAAATTAGCTGAAGTTCAGCCTGTGTCTGGATCAGTTGACTCTGAAGTCCAGCTTGAAGCTGCTACACATTCTACTTCTGAAATGGAAAATGTAACCGAACCTGAAGGCGCTGCTGAAATTGAATATAAGTATTTTTGATCGGCAGGAATAGTCTGTTATAATGGTATCTCTGAGATAGGAATAGAGTTAAGTAAGCTGTAAACACTAGCGGCTTCAGTCAGGATGAATGGAGTTTTTATGGATTTTACTACAGTTGCTAAGTTGCGGAAATATTTAACGGTAAAGCATCACATTCCCGGTAGAATTCGTATTACTTTTGATAGAGCAATCATTACGGATCCAGAGGCGCTTAAGCTTGTTAAGACAGCACCAAAAATGCCGGATGCAGTGAAGAAGACAAGTGTAAATATTTTTTCTAAGTCTCTTGTCATTGAGTATGACGCAGACCGTATTCCGCCTCAGTTATTAGAGGACTTGATCAACGCACCTTCGGATGAGGCTGCTAGCGTCATTGTAGAAAAGCTGTATAGTCTTTTGTATGGTGTATAGAGAATGTTTTCTTATCCCTATCTTGATATCAGGATAGGGATTTTTTTATGCAAAAAAATATGTTGACGATGATAATCGTTTTCACTAAATAGGATGATATAAATTGCATGGAGGGGGACCCCGATGGATCAAAATATTCGGGAAAAGGCAAAGCGTTTTGCTGCGCAGTGCGATGAATTACCACAAGTAGAAACATGTTGTGCTCATTCTGTTGAAGAGCTCAGAAAGCGTTCACGGAAAAGAGATTACGGGTTGCTGATGTCACTGTGTGGGGTGATGGTATGTAATCAATTGAACCTAGGTGTCGGGCAGGCTGTTTGTCAGGGATTGATGAAGGTTTTAATGAATAATGTTTCACAGCAGGTATATCAAAACTAGGTCATTCGAATAGATTCAGTTGTTTCGATTATATGAATCTATATTCTTTTGCTAGAGAGCTTTTTGTAATGAAGTCTTTGCGATACAATCTATCGCAAAGACTTTTTTTTATCCAAGTAGGAGGAACTCGCTTTGAAGGAATTCTCTGAAAAATTATTGTTAGTGGCAGCCGGTGCCGCTGTTGGAGCAATAGGCTATCTGGCATGGAAAAACAGGGATGAGCTTCATGATTTGCTCGATCTTGTTCTTGATAAGGGAAAAGAACTTGTTGAGCAGCAGGTGGAGGATTTGGGAGGTGTGCCAACTGTTTCAACGCCTCCAGAAGAAGGAGTTAAGTGATGGCTGTAAATAGGTTAGCGTACTTTTTGGCAGGGGCAGTGCTTGGAGCTGCGGGACTGGCAATGGTGAAAAGCGGAAAAGGCAAACAGCTTGTTTCTGGAGTGATTCATGGTGGCTGCGGGCTTGCAGAGAGTGTGCTGGCCCGTGTGGAAACCGTCAAGGAAGATATTGAAGATTACGTGGCTGAAATGAAATACAAGGCTGAACAGGCTAAAGAGGCTGCCGCTGAAGCAGAGGATACGTCCGTAGAGCCAGAAGTAGAGCCTGCGCCTGAAGCAAAAGAGGAAAGCACTGTCGATTCCTCAGAGAGCAAGGGTGAATAAAGTTTCATTTGCACGGAATATTGTGTGAGTTTTGGTGCGGACACATAGTAAGTGGCGGAGAATACATGACGGTAATACGAAGCCATCCGGGGCGTATCCGGTTTTCGGCTCAAACGCCTGAAGCTGTCCAGCTATTGCAGCAGGAGGCAGAAGCAGCGCTTGATCAGATTGAGACACACGTCGCGGTGAAATATAATCCTCGCACAAAACGCGGGTTGCTGACTTTTGAAAAAAGTAGCGACCTGACAAACCTGCTCGTAGATGTGATTGAAGGGATGGCGCATCAGCTTGCGTCCTCAACGGTATCTGTAGATGTTCAAAAAACAGCTGATGAGGTGGCTGTTGATGTACAGGTTACCCCTCCCGAGGATGACGTCGAACATTCTGTTTGGATTATCTCAAAAAAGGTTATGAACCACTACATGGGGCGCATGTTTATGCCTCCCACTTTGCTTCCGTACTGGACTGCATTTAATGTGGCTCCACTTATATGGAAAGGGTTGAACTCCTTGGGGCAACGTAAGCTGGATGTGAATGTGCTGGATGCTGCCGCTGTAGGAGCAGCATTTGCGATGCGCGATTATCGTACGGCAGGTACTATTAATTTGCTGCTCGACATCAGTGCAACATTGGAAGACTGGACCAAAGAAAAATCGCGACGTGATATTGCTGCATTGTTTGACGGTGAAAAAAAGCCGGTGTGGGTTCTGCGTGATGATGAGCCTGTGGTCGTTTCATCAGAAGAACTTGTAGTAGGTGATCTTGTAGTTGTTCGTTCCGGAGCACGTATCCCTGTAGATGGTGTTGTTGCAGACGGGCTTGCTCTTGTTAACCAGTCTTCAATGACAGGGGAGCCATTTGCGGTTGAAAAAGGTGTTGAGAGTGAGGTGTATTCCGGAACCGTTGTAGAAGAAGGGCGTATTATTGTACACGCCAATGCCGTCGGTAGTGATACACGTTTTTCTAAGATTGCTAAAATATTAACAGAGTCTGATGAGCGTAAAGCAGAGATACATTGTCAGGCTGTTAAAATGGCAGATAAGATTGTACCGTTTTCTTTTGTACTTGCAGGATTAGTTTACGTTGCAACTCGTAATGCTAGACAGGCTGCAGCCGTATTACTTGCTGATTACTCGTGCGCAGTCAAGTTGGCGACACCGCTTGCAGTTCGTTCTGCAATGCTGGAAGCTGCACATAACGGTGCAGTAATTAAAGGCGGAAAGTATCTGGAGTCTTTATCTAAATTGGATGCTGTTGTTCTTGATAAGACCGGAACTTTGACAGAGGCACGTCCAGAGGTTGTAGAGATTTGCTCATTTAACGGATATACTGACCAATTTGTATTACAGCAGGCTGCATGTATGGAGGAGCATTTCCCGCATCCTGTTGCTGACGCTATTGTTCGCAAGGCCGATGAGGCTGGGTTGGTACATTCTGAAGATCATGCCGAAGTTGAATATATACTCGCGCATGGCATTGTAACAACGTTGGATGGGCAACGTACTGTTTTGGGCAGCAGGCATTTTGTGCACGAGGATGAAGGAATTTCGTTTGATGTGGCTGAGGATGCAATCGCAGAGTGCTCCGGTGCCGGGATTTCGTTGCTGTATTTTGCGTGCGGGGACAAGCTGGCCGGTGTAATAGCGATTAAAGACCCTCTTAGGGGGGATGCCGGACGGTTTATTCGTAACTTGGAGCAAATGGATGTGG includes:
- a CDS encoding heavy metal translocating P-type ATPase; protein product: MTVIRSHPGRIRFSAQTPEAVQLLQQEAEAALDQIETHVAVKYNPRTKRGLLTFEKSSDLTNLLVDVIEGMAHQLASSTVSVDVQKTADEVAVDVQVTPPEDDVEHSVWIISKKVMNHYMGRMFMPPTLLPYWTAFNVAPLIWKGLNSLGQRKLDVNVLDAAAVGAAFAMRDYRTAGTINLLLDISATLEDWTKEKSRRDIAALFDGEKKPVWVLRDDEPVVVSSEELVVGDLVVVRSGARIPVDGVVADGLALVNQSSMTGEPFAVEKGVESEVYSGTVVEEGRIIVHANAVGSDTRFSKIAKILTESDERKAEIHCQAVKMADKIVPFSFVLAGLVYVATRNARQAAAVLLADYSCAVKLATPLAVRSAMLEAAHNGAVIKGGKYLESLSKLDAVVLDKTGTLTEARPEVVEICSFNGYTDQFVLQQAACMEEHFPHPVADAIVRKADEAGLVHSEDHAEVEYILAHGIVTTLDGQRTVLGSRHFVHEDEGISFDVAEDAIAECSGAGISLLYFACGDKLAGVIAIKDPLRGDAGRFIRNLEQMDVERIIMLTGDGEDTAASVAADLQLKEYYAQALPDEKTALLNTLRSQGYTVAMVGDGINDSAALTAADVGVSMKHGADIAREACDILLTGERLDSFTDAMEIAKRTMRRIRCNFMFIVASNTLLIGLGIVGVITPALMALLHNIGTVVTCVHSMRPMLPARTIA
- a CDS encoding DUF6110 family protein, whose protein sequence is MAVNRLAYFLAGAVLGAAGLAMVKSGKGKQLVSGVIHGGCGLAESVLARVETVKEDIEDYVAEMKYKAEQAKEAAAEAEDTSVEPEVEPAPEAKEESTVDSSESKGE
- a CDS encoding L-serine ammonia-lyase, iron-sulfur-dependent, subunit alpha, yielding MTKLPSSIFNEVIGPVMTGPSSSHTAAPTRIGNLSGQLAGGTLSRVEITFETNGSFATTYRGQKSDQGLAAGLLGMLPQDSRLSDALSLVRDEGIDLKFLVKDFEAEHPNVVLLDIQDEKGGRVFVKALSTGGGRIELNEINGCPVYMAGDYHELVIMLSEHPAFSMEQLCSKVESKLAKGKVQVHGSSVSDNSQKGEKWRGVIVIHSRQRLSPECLEDVKQLCGSAELRQVAPVMPVLASARCEVPFTRAEEMLSWCVEHDNAPLWKAAVTYEAARGNVDESEVVTMMEYLAGKMEEAITTGLTGDFSMRGFLMPTASGLQHAVKERSFIPTGMLDAATVMAVAVMELNSSMGCVVAAPTAGSCGVLPAAVFSALDALGVPDDCRMEVAAKALLSAGLIGVFISEQSTFATEVCGCQAECGSAASMAAGALVNMAGGSAQAACDAAAVAMQNSLGLTCDPVAEQVEVPCIGRNVSAVSNAVTSANLAMHGFKGNLPFDDVICAMWEVGNSMSDTLRCTGKGGLCTTPSGVKIKEEVDRIRFAS
- a CDS encoding DUF4345 domain-containing protein, encoding MPEMTPAEMLLLISSISVLPIALAYGICPKFTVKKLYRIEIRTINHANIFRSIMGLYLGFIVYWMLAFWGFIDIKAALGSLTVFMFGLAFGRTINWCVEGKANMVLVSYLVLEIFFGCAGLFLALTA
- a CDS encoding HMA2 domain-containing protein encodes the protein MDFTTVAKLRKYLTVKHHIPGRIRITFDRAIITDPEALKLVKTAPKMPDAVKKTSVNIFSKSLVIEYDADRIPPQLLEDLINAPSDEAASVIVEKLYSLLYGV